Below is a genomic region from Deinococcus arcticus.
CGGTCAGGCGCCGCACGGCCTGGGGAAAGGTGCCCCGCTGGTGTTTGCCGTCGGGGGGGAGAACCGGCAGCGCGGCCAGGGTCTCGTTGGTCGGCTGCCGCCCATCTTCCAGCATGACCACGCTGAGTTCGGCCTCGCCACTGATGTCCAGATCAAGCAGGACAGTGGCGCCCTGCTCGGGCGTGAGCAGGGGGCTGATGTACAGGGCCGTGGGCTCCTGGGCTCCCAGCAGCTGGCGGGCACGGCCCGCACTGGTCAGGAAGTCCAGCACACTCACCTGTCCCAGCACACTTTCCAGGCGGGTGCCTCCGGCACTGCCTTCGCGCAGGACTTCTACCGATGTGTTGGCGGCCGTGGGCCGGGCCAGGACCAGCAGCCGCGCGGGTCTAGGCAGCCGGTTCAGGTGATAGGCCACCACCCGCACCCGCCCGGCCGCGCGGTCCCGGTACAGCACCCCACTTTGCGCAGGCGCTTCCGGAGAGTCGCTGAACAGCAGGGGAAATGAGGGGCTCGGCGTCACGGTGGCCGCCGCCGGGTAGGCCGGGTTGCGGGTATCCGGGAAGGTCGCGCCGACCGGCGTGTGCCTCAGCGCGTACGACAGGGGCGTATTGAGCGCGGCGCCCTCCACGCGAATGGTGCGGGTGTAGGGGGCACTCACCTGGCCCTTGGTATTCGTCACCACCAGGGTGATCTGGTGCTCGCCCGGGGTAAAGAACACGTCCTGCTGTCCCTCCCATTTCCGGGCCAGATTCAGGCCGTCCGGGTCAAAGGAGAACTCGGTGTAGGTGACCCGCTCGCCCGGGGCGTACACCGCCTTGTTGGTGGCAAAGCGCGCTTCTGGCAGGCCAGTGGCCGGGGCTGCTGTGCCCTGGACAGGGGCAACGACTGCAGGCTGGGGCGGCTGGGCCGGCGTCTGCGCGGTGGCCGGTCCCGAGAAGGCCAGCACCCCCCCCGGCTGAACGGTGAGCTGGGCATCCAGGGCGTAGGCGAGCAAGCGGGCCTCGACCAGCGGCTCGCCCCCCGGGGTCAGGACGAGTTTGCCGGCGTAGGGCACCCCGTCAATCGTCATGCTGCGGTTGCTCGTCTGCACCACCAGGCGGCCGGCCTGAAAGAGGGTGCCGCTGACCTGGGCGGGCCGGCCCAGCAGGGCCGCCGTTTCCCGCAGCGGCACAAGCACGGTGCCGTCCACCACCTGGGCAGGGGTCCGCAGCTGCAGGCGCTGCCCGGCCACTGTGACCTCGCCGGTCGGGGAGATCAGCAGAGGACTGGCCGCGCTGGCAGACGCGGTCAGGAGCGCCAGCAGCAGGGCGCTTCGGAACATGCGGGGAAACGTCACACGGATTCCGAAAAATTCCGTAATATGTTCCAGAATTTTTCCGACCGGAGGGAGCAGGAAAGAATGCGGATTTCCGGGAATTGGGCTGGAACAGCGCCGAAGGCGGGGAACATCCGGCTCTTTCCCGGATGGGACGGAAATGGACGGAATCCGTATCACACGGCCAAGTATGGAGAGGCCGCCGAGCAACTTTCTGCACTGAAGCGCAGGGGTCTTTATGGTTCGTTGAGCATTGGCGTCCCCGGCACCCGCCTTCCCGCCCACGCCCTGCAGTGTTCACGTGCGTGGGGCAGCAGGTGCCGCGACCACCGCCCCGAGCAGGCCGGCCCAGAGAAACGGCCCAGTGGACCGGTTCAGCCGCGCCCGCCGGCGATGCGGGCGGCCTCAGGCGTGCGGGCCAGGCGGCGCATGGCGACTGTTCCCAGGAGCGGTCCAGCCGCGAGCACCACAAAGGCCAGTGGCCAGCCCCCCACCCGCACCAGCACGGGCACCAGGGCAATACTGGCCGCCGTCAGGGTGAACCCCAGGGCCAGCTGCGCGGTCAGGGCCGTCCCGATATACGCCGGATCGGCAATTTCACTCACGATGGTGGAAAACTGGGCAGAGTCGGCAATGATCCAGAACCCCCAGAGCAGGCTGAGGGCAAGCACCACCCCCGGCGCGGCGTCCGCCAGACCGGCCAGCGCCAGTGCGCAGGCCCCGGAGAGCCCCATGGCGAGCGTGGTCAGCTGGGTGCGTCCCCAGCGGTCCCCCAGCAGGCCCCCCACCCAGCAGCCCACGGCGCCCACCCCCACAACCGCAAAGGTGGCCAGGGCGGCGCCGCGCGCCGGATCGGCTGCTCCGGCCGTCCTCAACACCTCGCTGAAAAAGGCGGCAAACCACGCCCACATCGCGTACAACTCCCACATATGCCCCAGGTAGCCCAGGGTGGCGAGGCCCGCGCCTTGCCCGGTCAGCACCTGCCACGCCTGGCCGGGGCGGAAGGGAGCGGCTGGAAAGCGATGAGGTCCGTCCTCCACGCGCGACGCGATCAGTCCACCCAGCGCGGCGAGCCCGCTGGTGATGAGAATCACGCTGCGCCAGTCGGCGCCCCCCAGCCCGTTGACGAGGTGCGGCAGGGCCGACCCCAGCGTGAGGGCCCCCACCATGACCCCCAGCGCGGTGCCGCGCCCGCTGCGAAACCACGCCGACATGGCCTTGAGGGCCGGCGGATACACCAGGGCGAGCGCCGCGCCGGTCAGCCCCCGCAGGCCCGCTGCCGGCCCCGGCCCCCCGGCCCACAGCAGACCCAGGTTGGCACCAGCGGCCAGCAACGCGCCGGCCAGGATCAGCCGCCGGGGCGGCACGCGGTCCGCGAGATTCAGGGCGGCGCTGAGCACCGCGCCTGCCACGAATCCCAGTTGCACGGCCAGGGTCAGCCCGGACGCCGCCGCGTCGGTCAGGGTCCAGACCCCACGCAGCTGTGGCAGCACCGCCGCCGCCGAGAACCACGGCGCCATCGCGAGAACAACTGCGAATGCCAGCGCGCCCAGCGCAGACCAGCGCCCGGCGGCTTCCGGGAAGGAGGGGGCCATGAGACGCAGCATAGGGGGACAGCAGCAGTAGCGTCGCCCCAGCCGGTGGAGGCAACGGGTGGAGGCTCAGGAAGGAGCCCAGACGGCGTCCGAACCATTCCGGACCACATGACCGAATGTTTCCCAGCGGAGAGCTTTGCAGGGCTAAGGACGTTGCACCTCACGTTACGACTTTGCAGGAGAGCACCGGAAAGTCTCCACGCCCGGTGCAACGTCCTTTTTTCGAGACTCGCTCTGCGGCGCAGCTGTTCCAGCCCGCTCGGTTGATCTCAAGATCAACAGCGAGCGACTTAAGTAGTAAAGAGGGGACAGGTACGGCTTGCCGAGAATTGAACCTGCAAAGCTTCGCGGAGGAGAAACGTTCCCCTTCTCTTCCAGATGTGACGGAAAAGGATGGCAGGCCGTCTTACGGCGCCTCGCGGCTCACTCCAGTGCTCATCAGCTCAAGGAAAACGCAGGGCCTGGTCTGGCCCTGCGTCCGGACGCGGTTGGTTTAGATGCGGGCCAGCAGAACCGTGGTCACACCGTACGCCTGATACACGGTCAGCCGGATCTGTTCCCCGTTGCGCTCCAGGACCATCACCTGACGTGTCCGGCCACTGGCCGGCGCAGCGGCTGCAGGCTGGTCGGCTCCTGGGGCTGCCGGTTCAGTGTCGGCGGCTGTATCAGAAGTGCCGGGCGCCGCGCTGCCGTCTGCGGGGGGCGTTGTGGCTGCTGGGGCCGTGGTCGCCGCCGCCCCGCCTGCCGCATCTGCGCTGCCCGCCGCCGAGTCGCCGTCTGCGGGCGTTTCAGTGTCCGCAGCACCGGCGGTTGCAGAGGCGCCCAGGGGCGTGGAGGTGCTGGACACCACAGTGAACCCGGCGCTGGTCAGGGCCTCAGCGTAGCGTTCAAAGGCGTCGTTCACTGCGCCGCGGTAGAGCACAGCCACACCCGACACGGTGTCCACACTGCTGATTGGCGTCGCGCCACTGAGGTAAGGGAGGGTAATGGGCCCGGACGCCACTGTGAAGGTGGTTTGCTCGGGGAGCGAGGCGCCGGAAGTGCCAGAGGCTGGCGTGTCTGTTGCTGGAGTCTCGGGCGTCGCTGGAGACGGCGTCTCAGTGGGCGGCGTCTCTGTTGGTGGAGCCGGTGTGGTGGGGGGTGCGGGTGTGGTCGGTGGAGCAGGTGGGGCTGTCTGGGCGCTGGCCACGCCCAGGGTGAGAAGAAGAGCAGTCGTCAACAGGGTCGAACGGGAAAAGATCACCTTCATCTGGTCTCCAGGAGTGAAGCGAGAATGAAACGGCCTGCGCGCTGGCCCGGTGCCTGCCCGTTCAGCGTAGAAGGCCCAGGTGTGGACCAGGAGGCAATTTGCCCTGCCGCCTTGAGCGAGGCTTCAGAATGTCTGCTGCAACACGCGCAATGGTCTCTAGGACAGTGGATGGCCGCGGCCTGGCGGCACGGTGGCAGCGTACCGAGGCTGAAGCAAGTGGAGGGTCTCTCCACCGTGAAAAAAGGCCGGGCTATTCTCGCCGTTTGCTGCGCGAGCGGTCGTGTGACTGACTCAGCGCCCGCTTGCGGGAAAGAGCGGCGTTTCCGGCATTCAGGGCGTCTTCAAGCAGGGTCATGTCCTCAAGCTCCTGGGCCAGCATGGGGGCCGACATCGGCGCGGCCATGGCGACGAGGCGGGCGCTGTTGAAATGCGCCCGGGCCTGGTCATGCTGGCCCTGATCCATCGCCTGCACCGCTTCCCGTTTCAGCCGCGCGGTGTCAAGCAGCGCTTTGGCTTCAAGCACTGCCGGGTCCTCAGGCAGGGCCAGGACGGCCTCACCCGTGAGCACCGGAAGGTTCAGCTGTGCGCGGAGCCGGTGGCGCTGTCCGTCCCGGGCGGTCCAGGCGAGGCGCACGCGGGTGACGCCGACGGTGTCGCCGGGTCGCTGCGTCAGGCCCGGAACCTTCAGATTCACCACGATGTCCACCGGCTGTCCGTCCACCAGATTGGGCAGGTGCAGGCGACCGAACGAGTTGCGGGCGAAGTCGTTCAGGACCGATGCCACCTGGACGCCGAATTCCGGGTTGGGTTCCAGGCCCAGGCTGACGATGCGGCCCGTGGTGCGGGTCAGCCCCTGCAGTTCTTCCTCGAAGAGGGTCGGCAGGCGGCCTGGATCCTCGACGTGCTCGAAGTTGCCGTCACCTGCGTTTGCGATGGCCAGGAGCAGCTCCTCGTCATAGTCTTGGCCCAGCCCGATGGAAGAGGTGCTGACGCCACGCTGGGTCAGGCCCTGGACGTGCCTGGCGATCTCGGTGCGGTCCACCACGCCGGCATTGACCTGACCGTCGCTGAGAAGCACCACGCGGTTCAGGGCCTGCGGGTCGAGGTGCGCGGCCACCTGGGTGGCGCCTTCCAGCCAGCCGCCCTGCAGGTTGGTCATGCCGCCCGCCTCGATGGTGTCAATGGCGCGGATGATGCCGTCCGGGTCTGTGACGGCCCGGCTCGGCACGACGACCTTGACCTCGTCGTCAAACGCGACGACGCTGACACGATCATTCGGCCCCATCTGACGCACGGCCGCGCCCGCCGCCTGCCTGGCCATGTGCAGCGGGTGGCCGCCCATCGAGCCGCTGCGGTCAATGACGAGGGCGAGGTTGAGGGGCGGGCGCCGCGCCGTGTGGGTGGGCACCGGGGCAGGGTGAACGCGGATCAGCAGGGTAAGGTGGGCGGTCTGGCCAGCGGGCAGGGCGGGGCGCAGGGGGCGCAGTTCGAGGGTGGGGGTTGTCATCGTGATCTCCTCAGCCCGTCAAGGGCGGCCAGCAGGGTGTGAGCGAGTTGGTCCTGTTCCAGGCGGCTGCTGGGCAGGCGGGCGTCAGCGCGGACGAGCAGTTCGAGGCCAGGCGCCAGGGTCAGGCGCGTCAGGGGTTCGGGATTGGGCAGAGCGCGGGGAGTGGGGGCCGGAGCTGCGGGCGCGGCGGCCCGGGTGGGGGCACCGGCGCTCAGGTGTTTGAGGTACTCCAGGGCGGGATTGCTGGGCTGCAGGTCCAGCTGTTCACCGGTCAGCAGGGCCTCCAGGTCGGGGTCGGCCCGGGCCTGCAGGGTGTCGCGCAGGGCGGCGGCGCCGTGTCCGGCGGCCATCAGTTTTCGCAGGACCAGCAGTTGCAGCAGGTGCCGGCGAATGTAGCGGGCCTCGCGACCTTCCCGCAGAGGTTCGTCAAGCAGGCGCTCGGTGGTGTAGTGGCGAACCAGGCGGGCGTTGACGTCCTCCTTGGCGCGGCCAGCCTTGTCAAGGGGCAGCAGGTGAGGGAGGTACGTGTTAGCGGTGCTGACCAGGGCGTCAAGATTGCCTGACCAGCTTTGGGGGAGGAACGGCGCTGACATAACCGAGCGTAACGGCGACAACTCAGATTGTCAATATCAATTCCGTCTGTTGAAGACGCCGGGGCGAGATCCTGCGGCCTGCTTGGCTCACGCCCCAGTACACCTGGTCAGCAGAATCGCGCGGCGTCGCCAGCCAGGGCGGCTCTCTCAAACGCGATTGGCGCTTCCCGCCACACATCACAGGTCATCCGTCGGCGGCGCCGACACGTTCTGCCCCCGGTACACCGTGACCAGGCGGCCGTCCTGCACCACGAAGCGTATGTCGCCAAGGGTATACAGCCGGGCCTTGCCGGCACACATCCGCGGGAAGCGTGCCCGGCGCATCAGCCGGGCGAGGCGCCAGGCCGCCGCCGACCAGCTGAGATTGCCTGCAAAGCGTTCCTGGAACCCTGCGATGGCGTGTCCGGTCAAGCTGACGTGGGTCATCGTCGTTCCTCCTGCGCCGCAGTGTCAGCCACCAGTGCGACGTTCAGTGACGTGCATCAACGCGGGCGGGAACGTCACTCCCTGACGCTGGCGCCGTGCACGCTGAGAGACGCCGCCGCGAGTTGTGCGCCCTGAACGCCACAAGGCGACCTGTATGACGGCTCTGACTGCCCCCCCATCACTTAGACCGCCCACCTCGCTGGCTGGACGGAAACGCGGGTGATCGAGCGGCCGCCGCAGGCAGCCCGTCTCACGCCGCTCAGTGCGTTGCCCACCGGCCCTGACTTTCACCCTTTGCGTTCAGGATTCTGAGTCTATTCGTCTTATATAAATTGACAAATATGAACTCTTTCATATCCCTGTGCTGGGGAGGCGTCAGCACAGTCATACCGTCTGCGCATGACCGCTCGCCGTTCTTCCGAAACCGCGACAGCGCCCCGCAGCTGGCAGAAATCGCACCGCCTCACCGACTTGGTCGCTGAACTTCAGGCGCGACCTCAATCCACTGCCGAACTCGCCCGCCAGTTCGGTGTGGGACAACGCAGCGTTCAGCGAGACCTGGAAGCGCTCCGGGCCATGGGGTATCCCGTGCAGGAAGGCCCGCCCGGGCAGTACTACATTCCCCGCAACGGCACCCTCCTGCGCCCCGCAGAAGTCCTGGCCGCTTATACGGCCCTGCGGCTGGCCCACCACCACTCTCCAGCGCTGGGCGGCCATTACCGCCGCGCCCTGCACAGCCTGTCACTGGCGCTGCCAGAGCGCGTGCGCCACACCCTGAATGCCAGCATCCGCACGGGCAGCCAGGGCCTGTTCACCGACCGCCAGATGGAGGTGATTGCCGCCGCGTGGCTCGACGGGCAGGTGATGCGGTTCGACCACCGGGAGCGCAGCGGCATTCTGCGTGCGGGTCTGGAACTGTGCGTGTACTTCGTGGAGCTCAGCCGCACCAACCTTGCGCCGTTCGTGATTGGCCTGAACAGGCAGTCCGGCACCATTGAGACCTACAAGCTCGCGCGCATGAGCAACCTGCACCTGTTGGCCGAACGGTACGAGATGGATCCTGACTTTGACCCGCAGGCGTACCTGTCTGATGCCTGGGGCGTCATTGGCGGTGAGGACACCGTGACCGTCACTGTACGCTTCGAGCCAGACGCCGCCTACCGGGTGCTGGAGGGTGGGTTTCCGCAGTCCACCCTGATTCGGGGAGACGGCTTCGTGGACCTTGAATTCCGCGCGGGCATAGACGAAACCGGGCTGCCCTGCGAACTGATGCCGTTCCTGCTCAGCTGGGGCGCACGGGCCGAGGTGCTCTCCCCGCCGGAAGTGCGCCGCGCCTGGCTGGCCGAACTGCGTGACGCGCTGGACCGGTTTGACCGGACGGCCCAGGCCGCCTGTTGAAGGTCCTCAGGGGGGAGCCGCCCTGGATGGCTCGAAAAGCAGGGCAGAGGGGCAGGGAGCCGTCCCTCTGCTCTTCCATGATGGCGCCACGCTGGGCGCACCCGGAGGATGACAGGGTGATCGCAACGCAAGGCCCTCATGCCAGAGAGGGATACGGCTGGCACATAGACCGGGGCCAACCTCCAACGCCCTAGCGCCGCTGCTGCATGAACGCCCGGTACCACTTGGCACTGTCTTTTAGGTTTCGCTGCTGCGTGGCGTCATCCACGTGAACGATGCCGAACCGCTTGCTGTACCCAAACGCCCACTCGTCATTGTCCATCAGGCTCCAGGCAAAGTAGCCCTTCACGGGCACGCCGTCCTGCATCGCCCGGCGCAGGGCCTGCAGATGCGTCTGAAGAAACCGCACGCGCGCTTCATCGTGCACCTCGCCGCTCACCAGCTGGTCCTCAAACGCGCCGCCATTCTCCGTGATGTAGTACTTGGGGACTTGGTACGTCCGGTGCAGGTCGGTGAGCAGGCCATACAGCCCTTCCGGGTAGACCTCCCAGTCCATGGCCGTCCGTTGAATGTCCGGGGAGGGGGGCCCGGCGCGGCTGGCGCCTTCGCGGCTGACCCATTGCCGGAAGTAGTAATTCGCGCCCAGAAAATCGAGCGGCTCTTTCACGCCCTGCAGGGCAGCAGGCTCGATCTCGGGCATGTACGCGCCGTACTGTTCGGCCGCGAGCGCCGGAAACGTGCCCCGCAACACCGGGTCGAGGTACCACCCGTTGATCTTCTCGTCCGCCAGCTGCGCGGCCAGCAGGTCCTCCGGTTGATCTGTCGCGGCGTCCACCGGGTACAGGTTCAGCACGGTGCCCAGTTCGGCTTTTGTGTTCTGCGCCCGCAGCGCCCGAACCGCGCTGCCATGCGCGAGTTGAATGTGGTACGACGCTGAGAGCGCCGCGCGCAGATCCTGCTGGCCTGGGGCATGCCGGCCCACGTGGTAGCCCAGCTCGGCGGTGCACCAGGGCTCATTGAAGGTGGCGTAGCTGGCCACCCGGTCGCCGAGCCGGGCGTGGACGGTCAGCGCGTACTCGGTAAACCAATGAACGATGTCCGGGTTGGGCCAGCCGCCCCGGTCCTGCAGGGCCTGCGGCAGATCCCAGTGGTACAGCGTGACATGAGGTTGCAGGCCCCTGGCCAGGGCGCCGCCCACCAGGCGGTCGTCGAAGTCCAGGCCCTGCACGTTTACCGGCCCCGTGCCGCGCGGCAGGACCCGGGGCCACGCCACACTGAAGCGGTACGCGTTGAGGTCCAGGGCCGCAATCAGATCCAGGTCGGACGCCCAGCGGTGGTAGAGATCGCAGGCCACGTCACCCGAAGTGCCGTCCAGGATCTTGCCCGGCACCCGGCTGTAGGTGTCCCAGATGGACGGGCCACGGCCGTCGTCCTGCGCGGCCCCCTCAATCTATTGATTCCTGCCGAGCTTGGTCACGCCTCGAGGGTTTGGCTCTCTGCAGAGGAAAGCGGAAATCGCGCTGTCTGTCGCCACGTCCCTCCTCATGATCTGGATGTTCACTGTTCCCGATCTCCGCAGGTCTCAATAATAGGCGCTGCTGGCCACGCCCCACACGAAATCCTTGGGAAAGCGGGCTTCCGGCAGAGGGGTCATTCTGGACATGGGTGCTCCCCGTGTGCGGGCTTTAGGTCGGGGGCAGCAGCGTGAGGCGCGGGGGCCTGCTGCTGGGTGA
It encodes:
- a CDS encoding MFS transporter; this encodes MAPSFPEAAGRWSALGALAFAVVLAMAPWFSAAAVLPQLRGVWTLTDAAASGLTLAVQLGFVAGAVLSAALNLADRVPPRRLILAGALLAAGANLGLLWAGGPGPAAGLRGLTGAALALVYPPALKAMSAWFRSGRGTALGVMVGALTLGSALPHLVNGLGGADWRSVILITSGLAALGGLIASRVEDGPHRFPAAPFRPGQAWQVLTGQGAGLATLGYLGHMWELYAMWAWFAAFFSEVLRTAGAADPARGAALATFAVVGVGAVGCWVGGLLGDRWGRTQLTTLAMGLSGACALALAGLADAAPGVVLALSLLWGFWIIADSAQFSTIVSEIADPAYIGTALTAQLALGFTLTAASIALVPVLVRVGGWPLAFVVLAAGPLLGTVAMRRLARTPEAARIAGGRG
- a CDS encoding GH1 family beta-glucosidase, with the protein product MEGAAQDDGRGPSIWDTYSRVPGKILDGTSGDVACDLYHRWASDLDLIAALDLNAYRFSVAWPRVLPRGTGPVNVQGLDFDDRLVGGALARGLQPHVTLYHWDLPQALQDRGGWPNPDIVHWFTEYALTVHARLGDRVASYATFNEPWCTAELGYHVGRHAPGQQDLRAALSASYHIQLAHGSAVRALRAQNTKAELGTVLNLYPVDAATDQPEDLLAAQLADEKINGWYLDPVLRGTFPALAAEQYGAYMPEIEPAALQGVKEPLDFLGANYYFRQWVSREGASRAGPPSPDIQRTAMDWEVYPEGLYGLLTDLHRTYQVPKYYITENGGAFEDQLVSGEVHDEARVRFLQTHLQALRRAMQDGVPVKGYFAWSLMDNDEWAFGYSKRFGIVHVDDATQQRNLKDSAKWYRAFMQQRR
- a CDS encoding helix-turn-helix transcriptional regulator, with amino-acid sequence MTARRSSETATAPRSWQKSHRLTDLVAELQARPQSTAELARQFGVGQRSVQRDLEALRAMGYPVQEGPPGQYYIPRNGTLLRPAEVLAAYTALRLAHHHSPALGGHYRRALHSLSLALPERVRHTLNASIRTGSQGLFTDRQMEVIAAAWLDGQVMRFDHRERSGILRAGLELCVYFVELSRTNLAPFVIGLNRQSGTIETYKLARMSNLHLLAERYEMDPDFDPQAYLSDAWGVIGGEDTVTVTVRFEPDAAYRVLEGGFPQSTLIRGDGFVDLEFRAGIDETGLPCELMPFLLSWGARAEVLSPPEVRRAWLAELRDALDRFDRTAQAAC
- a CDS encoding vWA domain-containing protein, with the translated sequence MTTPTLELRPLRPALPAGQTAHLTLLIRVHPAPVPTHTARRPPLNLALVIDRSGSMGGHPLHMARQAAGAAVRQMGPNDRVSVVAFDDEVKVVVPSRAVTDPDGIIRAIDTIEAGGMTNLQGGWLEGATQVAAHLDPQALNRVVLLSDGQVNAGVVDRTEIARHVQGLTQRGVSTSSIGLGQDYDEELLLAIANAGDGNFEHVEDPGRLPTLFEEELQGLTRTTGRIVSLGLEPNPEFGVQVASVLNDFARNSFGRLHLPNLVDGQPVDIVVNLKVPGLTQRPGDTVGVTRVRLAWTARDGQRHRLRAQLNLPVLTGEAVLALPEDPAVLEAKALLDTARLKREAVQAMDQGQHDQARAHFNSARLVAMAAPMSAPMLAQELEDMTLLEDALNAGNAALSRKRALSQSHDRSRSKRRE
- a CDS encoding MerR family transcriptional regulator, giving the protein MSAPFLPQSWSGNLDALVSTANTYLPHLLPLDKAGRAKEDVNARLVRHYTTERLLDEPLREGREARYIRRHLLQLLVLRKLMAAGHGAAALRDTLQARADPDLEALLTGEQLDLQPSNPALEYLKHLSAGAPTRAAAPAAPAPTPRALPNPEPLTRLTLAPGLELLVRADARLPSSRLEQDQLAHTLLAALDGLRRSR